Proteins encoded in a region of the Streptomyces sp. PCS3-D2 genome:
- a CDS encoding mycoredoxin, giving the protein MQDTGTVTMYSTTWCGYCRRLKTQLDREGIAYNEINIELDPESAAFVEKANGGNQTVPTVLVKSAAGSESVMTNPSLAQVKQALAV; this is encoded by the coding sequence ATGCAGGACACGGGCACCGTGACGATGTACAGCACGACCTGGTGCGGCTACTGCCGTCGGCTGAAGACCCAGCTGGACCGGGAAGGCATCGCGTACAACGAGATCAACATCGAGCTCGACCCGGAGTCCGCGGCGTTCGTCGAGAAGGCCAACGGCGGGAACCAGACGGTGCCCACCGTGCTGGTGAAGTCCGCCGCCGGCAGCGAGTCCGTCATGACCAACCCGAGCCTGGCCCAGGTAAAGCAGGCCCTCGCCGTCTGA
- a CDS encoding ATP-dependent DNA helicase UvrD2, translating into MTAATHSSSFPAAADSADAVLLGLDPEQREVATTLRGPVCVLAGAGTGKTRAITHRIAYGVRSGQLMPASVLAVTFTNRAAGEMRGRLRALGAGGVQARTFHSAALRQLQYFWPKAVGGDVPRLLERKIQLVAEAGARCRIRLDRGELRDVTGEIEWAKVTQTVPADYPMAALKAGREAPRDMAEIAQIYGTYEQLKRDRGMIDFEDVLLLTVGILQDRHDIAEQIRAQYQHFVVDEYQDVSPLQQRLLDLWLGERDSLCVVGDASQTIYSFTGATPDHLLNFRTRYPQATVVKLVRDYRSTPQVVHLANGLLKQARGRAAEHRLELVSQRESGPDPVYAEYADEPAEAEGVARRIRDLIAAGVPAGEIAVLFRINAQSEVYEQALADAGVPYQLRGAERFFERQEVQKAILALRGAARSGGNDPLLDDVVDLGSQVRAVLSSIGWTTQPPAGSGAVRDQWESVAALLRLAEDFARSRPGATLADLTVELDDRRAAQHAPTVQGVTLASLHAAKGLEWDAVFLVGLTDGMIPITYARTDDQVEEERRLLYVGVTRARLHLSLSWALSRTPGGRASRRPSRFLSGLRPGSAAPGSRTGSAGERAAPGRGRRAPVLCRVCGRTLTEAGELKLMRCEDCPSDMDEGLYERLRDWRAVQSKRQGLPAYCVFTDKTLMAIAEAAPSEAGELAMISGVGGRKLDRYGADVLAICAGQEPEEGDPDGA; encoded by the coding sequence GTGACAGCAGCAACGCACTCCTCGTCCTTCCCCGCCGCCGCGGACTCGGCCGACGCGGTGCTCCTGGGCCTCGACCCGGAGCAGCGCGAGGTCGCGACGACCCTGCGCGGACCGGTGTGTGTGCTGGCCGGCGCCGGTACGGGCAAGACCCGGGCGATCACCCACCGCATCGCCTACGGCGTCCGGTCCGGGCAGCTCATGCCGGCCAGTGTGCTTGCCGTCACCTTCACCAACCGGGCCGCCGGCGAGATGCGCGGCCGCCTGCGCGCGCTCGGCGCGGGCGGGGTCCAGGCCCGGACCTTCCACTCGGCCGCCCTGCGCCAGCTCCAGTACTTCTGGCCGAAAGCCGTCGGAGGGGACGTGCCCCGGCTGCTGGAGCGCAAGATCCAGCTCGTCGCCGAGGCCGGCGCCCGCTGCCGCATCCGCCTCGACCGGGGCGAGCTGCGCGACGTGACCGGCGAGATCGAGTGGGCCAAGGTCACCCAGACGGTGCCGGCCGACTATCCGATGGCCGCCCTCAAGGCGGGCCGGGAGGCCCCCAGGGACATGGCCGAGATCGCCCAGATCTACGGGACGTACGAACAGCTCAAGCGCGACCGCGGAATGATCGACTTCGAGGACGTGCTGCTCCTGACCGTCGGCATCCTCCAGGACCGCCACGACATCGCCGAGCAGATCCGTGCCCAGTACCAGCACTTCGTCGTCGACGAGTACCAGGATGTCAGCCCGCTCCAGCAGCGGCTGCTCGACCTGTGGCTCGGCGAGCGCGACAGCCTCTGCGTCGTCGGGGACGCCAGCCAGACCATCTACTCCTTCACCGGCGCCACCCCCGACCACCTGCTGAACTTCCGCACGCGCTACCCGCAGGCCACCGTGGTCAAGCTGGTCCGCGACTACCGCTCCACCCCGCAGGTGGTGCACCTCGCCAACGGGCTGCTGAAGCAGGCCAGGGGGCGGGCGGCCGAGCACCGCCTCGAACTCGTCTCCCAGCGCGAGAGCGGCCCCGACCCGGTCTACGCCGAATACGCGGACGAGCCCGCCGAGGCCGAGGGCGTCGCCCGCCGGATCCGCGACCTGATCGCCGCGGGCGTGCCGGCGGGCGAGATCGCCGTGCTCTTCCGCATCAACGCCCAGTCCGAGGTCTACGAGCAGGCCCTCGCCGACGCCGGGGTGCCCTACCAGCTGCGCGGTGCCGAGCGGTTCTTCGAGCGCCAGGAAGTCCAGAAGGCCATCCTCGCGCTGCGCGGAGCGGCCCGTTCGGGCGGGAACGACCCGCTGCTCGACGACGTCGTCGACCTGGGCTCCCAGGTCCGTGCGGTGCTCAGCTCCATCGGCTGGACCACCCAGCCGCCCGCCGGTTCCGGCGCAGTCCGCGACCAGTGGGAGTCGGTGGCGGCGCTGCTGCGGCTCGCCGAGGACTTCGCGCGCAGTCGGCCCGGCGCCACCCTGGCGGACCTCACGGTCGAACTCGACGACCGCCGGGCTGCCCAGCACGCCCCGACCGTCCAGGGCGTCACCCTGGCCTCGCTGCACGCGGCGAAGGGCCTGGAGTGGGACGCGGTGTTCCTCGTCGGCCTCACCGACGGCATGATCCCGATCACCTACGCCAGGACCGACGACCAGGTCGAGGAGGAGCGGCGGCTGCTCTACGTCGGCGTCACCCGGGCCCGGCTGCACTTGAGCCTGTCCTGGGCGCTCTCGCGCACCCCCGGGGGGCGGGCCTCCCGGCGCCCCAGCCGTTTCCTGAGCGGTCTGCGGCCGGGCTCGGCGGCCCCGGGCAGCCGGACGGGCTCCGCGGGCGAGCGGGCGGCCCCCGGGCGCGGCCGCCGCGCACCGGTGCTGTGCCGGGTCTGCGGCAGGACGCTGACCGAGGCCGGCGAGCTGAAGCTGATGCGCTGCGAGGACTGCCCGTCCGACATGGACGAAGGCCTCTACGAGCGGCTGCGGGACTGGCGCGCCGTCCAGTCGAAGCGGCAGGGCCTGCCCGCCTACTGCGTCTTCACGGACAAGACACTGATGGCGATCGCGGAGGCCGCGCCCTCCGAAGCGGGGGAGCTGGCGATGATCTCCGGGGTGGGCGGTCGCAAGCTTGACCGGTACGGAGCCGATGTTCTGGCCATCTGTGCAGGTCAGGAGCCTGAGGAGGGGGATCCTGACGGCGCGTAG
- the nudC gene encoding NAD(+) diphosphatase, which yields MEVPVSTHTERPLSLTAPSGIDRAAHHRLDEAWLAAAWSHPTTRVFVVSGGQVLIDDTPDGGTGIVMTPAFEAPVTETHRYFLGTDEDGVRYFALQKDALPGRMDQSARPAGLREAGLLLNDRDAGLMVNAVALENWQRMHRFCSRCGERTVVAAAGHIRRCPACGAEHYPRTDPAVIMLVTDEHDRALLGRQVHWPEGRFSTLAGFVEPGESIEQSVVREVWEEAGVRVGRVEYVASQPWPFPYSLMLGFNARATSSEITVDGEEIQEARWFSRDELRAAFASGEVLPPSGISIAARLVELWYGEPLPKAAA from the coding sequence TTGGAAGTACCAGTGAGCACCCATACCGAGCGACCTCTCTCGCTCACCGCGCCCAGCGGGATCGACCGCGCCGCGCACCACCGCCTCGACGAGGCCTGGCTCGCCGCCGCCTGGAGCCACCCGACGACCCGCGTCTTCGTCGTCTCCGGCGGCCAGGTGCTGATCGACGACACTCCCGACGGCGGCACCGGCATCGTGATGACCCCGGCCTTCGAGGCCCCGGTCACCGAGACCCACCGCTACTTCCTGGGTACGGACGAGGACGGCGTACGGTACTTCGCGCTGCAGAAGGACGCCCTGCCCGGCCGCATGGACCAGTCGGCCCGCCCGGCCGGGCTGCGCGAGGCCGGGTTGCTGCTGAACGACCGCGACGCCGGTCTGATGGTCAACGCGGTGGCCCTGGAGAACTGGCAGCGGATGCACCGCTTCTGCTCCCGCTGCGGGGAGCGTACGGTGGTCGCCGCCGCCGGGCACATCCGGCGCTGCCCCGCCTGCGGCGCCGAGCACTACCCGCGCACCGACCCGGCCGTGATCATGCTCGTCACCGACGAGCACGACCGCGCGCTGCTGGGCCGGCAGGTGCACTGGCCGGAGGGCCGCTTCTCGACCCTCGCCGGGTTCGTGGAGCCGGGCGAGTCGATAGAGCAGTCCGTCGTCCGCGAGGTGTGGGAGGAGGCGGGCGTCAGGGTCGGCCGGGTCGAGTACGTGGCCAGCCAGCCGTGGCCCTTCCCGTACAGCCTGATGCTGGGCTTCAACGCCCGCGCCACCAGCTCCGAGATCACCGTGGACGGCGAGGAGATCCAGGAGGCCCGCTGGTTCTCCCGCGACGAGCTGCGCGCGGCGTTCGCGTCGGGCGAGGTGCTGCCCCCGTCCGGCATCTCCATCGCGGCCCGGCTGGTCGAGCTCTGGTACGGCGAGCCGCTGCCGAAGGCCGCGGCGTAG
- a CDS encoding ATP-dependent DNA helicase, giving the protein MSARASVLSDPEQLKELLGIPFTPEQMACITAPPAPQVVVAGAGSGKTTVMAARVVWLVGTGAVAPEQVLGLTFTNKAAGELSERVRTALARAGITDPDPSPADAEAAGGEPRISTYHSFAGQLLKDHGLRIGLEPSSRLLADATRFQLAAKVLRDAPGPYPALTKSVPDLVGDLLALDAELSEHLVDPEHLRRYDTALLDVLAGTRLTNEDLRKVPEAVRGRLELLELVGRYRAAKRSRDLFDFSDQIALSAQLATTRPEVGALLREEFRVVLLDEYQDTSVAQRLLLSGLFGAGTGHAVTAVGDPCQAIYGWRGASVANLDDFPEHFPHADGTPATRLSLSENRRSGGRLLDLANGLAAPLRALHEGVEALRPAPGAESAGQVRCALLETHAQELDWVADSVAHLVRTGTEPREIAVLCRSAGDFARIQAVLVDRDVPVEVVGLSGLLHLPEVADLVAVCEVLQDPGANASLVRLLIGPRWRIGARDLALLGRRARLLVGRAPAGADPDERLAAAVEGVDPAEIVSLADALETFLDGAEQAPDDLPFSAEARVRFAHLAQELRDLRRSLADPLMDVLHRVLSATGLDVELSASPHALAARRRETLSNFMDVAAGFAALDGEATLLAFLAFLRTAVQYEKGLDHALPGGENTVKVLTAHKSKGLEWDVVVVPDLCAGSFPKEKAPEAWTSYAKVLPYALRGDAPTLPADPAWTSAGLKSFKAALKHHKSVEELRLGYVTFTRPRSLLLASGHWWGPTQKKRRGPSGFLTALYEHCAAGHGEIEAWADEPEPTAENPALASGSAAEHSWPLPLDPHSLALRRAAAALVESYLAAPPPPEPQDAYLWPPDCEDPAYDDEPWPDDPWSQPDPGPAEVRDGAVLPGAPAATPWPHTPPAADARGDADRAAGQSPPAVPQPRDARADDAWEGDAWEGDAWEGDAWADEAWAADSAARSRSVPRPVLPALPEEARPTPEEARAIASWDRDLDALEGELRRARAAVREVQLPPALSASQLLRLAADEQGFVRDLARPMPKPPQPAARQGTRFHAWVESRFDELPLPFLDVLDPVADLPGADSGQDIADEAELDALKAAFERSPYADRPPHRMEAPVQLTLAGRVVRGRIDAVYRTTDEDGIDSYEIVDWKTGRSTEADPLQLAVYRLAWAEATNTPLDRVTAAFLHVRSGRVIRPRDLPGRARLERILQGESGTGGDHRADG; this is encoded by the coding sequence GTGTCCGCGCGTGCGTCCGTACTGAGCGATCCCGAGCAGCTCAAAGAGCTCCTCGGGATCCCCTTCACGCCCGAACAGATGGCCTGCATCACCGCCCCGCCCGCCCCCCAAGTCGTCGTCGCCGGCGCCGGATCCGGCAAGACCACCGTCATGGCCGCCCGCGTCGTCTGGCTCGTCGGCACCGGCGCGGTCGCGCCCGAGCAGGTCCTCGGCCTCACCTTCACCAACAAGGCGGCCGGCGAACTGTCCGAGCGCGTACGCACCGCCCTGGCGCGGGCCGGCATCACCGACCCGGACCCCTCCCCGGCCGATGCCGAGGCGGCCGGCGGCGAGCCGCGCATCTCCACCTACCACTCCTTCGCCGGCCAGCTCCTCAAGGACCACGGCCTGCGCATCGGCCTGGAGCCCAGCTCCCGCCTCCTCGCCGACGCCACCCGGTTCCAGCTCGCCGCGAAGGTGCTGCGCGACGCCCCTGGCCCGTACCCCGCGCTCACCAAGTCCGTCCCCGACCTCGTCGGCGACCTCCTCGCCCTCGACGCGGAACTCTCCGAGCACCTGGTCGACCCCGAGCATCTGCGCCGGTACGACACCGCGCTGCTGGACGTTCTCGCCGGTACCCGGCTGACCAACGAGGACCTGCGCAAGGTGCCCGAGGCCGTGCGCGGCCGCCTCGAACTGCTGGAGCTCGTCGGCCGCTACCGGGCCGCCAAGCGCTCGCGCGACCTGTTCGACTTCAGCGACCAGATAGCCCTCTCCGCGCAGCTCGCCACGACCCGGCCCGAGGTCGGCGCGCTGCTGCGGGAGGAATTCCGGGTGGTTCTCCTCGACGAGTACCAGGACACCTCGGTCGCGCAGCGGCTGCTGCTGTCCGGCCTCTTCGGAGCCGGCACCGGCCACGCGGTCACCGCCGTCGGCGACCCCTGTCAGGCGATCTACGGCTGGCGCGGGGCCTCCGTGGCCAACCTCGACGACTTCCCCGAGCACTTCCCGCACGCCGACGGCACCCCCGCCACCCGGCTCTCGCTCAGCGAGAACCGGCGCAGTGGCGGCCGCCTCCTGGACCTCGCCAACGGTCTCGCCGCCCCGCTGCGGGCCCTGCACGAGGGCGTGGAGGCACTGCGCCCCGCGCCCGGCGCGGAGAGCGCCGGACAGGTCCGCTGCGCCCTGCTGGAGACCCACGCCCAGGAGCTCGACTGGGTCGCCGACTCCGTCGCCCACCTGGTCCGCACCGGCACGGAGCCGCGCGAGATCGCCGTGCTGTGCCGGTCCGCCGGTGACTTCGCGCGGATCCAGGCCGTGCTCGTGGACCGGGACGTCCCGGTGGAGGTCGTCGGCCTGTCCGGGCTGCTGCACCTTCCCGAGGTCGCCGACCTCGTGGCCGTTTGCGAGGTCCTCCAGGACCCGGGCGCCAACGCCTCCCTCGTCCGGCTCCTCATCGGCCCGCGCTGGCGGATCGGCGCCCGCGACCTGGCCCTGCTGGGCCGGCGGGCGCGGCTCCTGGTGGGCCGGGCGCCGGCCGGGGCCGACCCCGACGAACGGCTGGCGGCGGCCGTGGAAGGCGTGGACCCGGCCGAGATCGTGTCCCTGGCCGACGCCCTGGAGACCTTCCTCGACGGCGCCGAACAGGCACCGGACGACCTGCCCTTCTCGGCGGAGGCCCGAGTCCGCTTCGCGCACCTCGCACAGGAGCTCCGCGACCTGCGCCGGTCCCTCGCGGACCCGCTGATGGACGTCCTGCACCGGGTGCTGTCCGCTACCGGCCTCGACGTGGAGCTGTCCGCCTCTCCGCACGCGCTGGCGGCCCGCCGGCGCGAGACCCTCTCGAACTTCATGGACGTCGCGGCCGGCTTCGCCGCGCTCGACGGCGAGGCCACGTTGCTGGCCTTCCTGGCGTTCCTGCGTACGGCCGTCCAGTACGAGAAGGGCCTCGACCACGCCCTGCCGGGCGGCGAGAACACCGTGAAGGTCCTGACCGCCCACAAGTCCAAGGGGCTGGAGTGGGACGTGGTGGTGGTCCCGGACCTGTGCGCGGGGTCCTTCCCCAAGGAGAAGGCGCCGGAGGCCTGGACCTCGTACGCGAAGGTCCTGCCCTACGCGCTGCGCGGCGACGCCCCCACCCTGCCCGCGGACCCGGCGTGGACCTCGGCCGGACTGAAGTCCTTCAAGGCCGCCCTCAAGCACCACAAGTCGGTGGAGGAGCTCCGCCTCGGCTACGTGACCTTCACCCGGCCCCGGTCCCTGCTGCTGGCGTCGGGCCACTGGTGGGGTCCGACCCAGAAGAAGCGCCGCGGCCCGTCGGGGTTCCTCACCGCGCTGTACGAGCACTGCGCCGCCGGCCACGGCGAGATCGAGGCATGGGCGGACGAGCCCGAGCCGACCGCGGAGAACCCGGCCCTCGCGAGCGGGTCCGCGGCCGAGCACTCCTGGCCGCTGCCACTCGACCCGCACTCCCTCGCCCTGCGCCGAGCGGCGGCCGCCCTGGTCGAGTCCTACCTGGCGGCTCCGCCCCCGCCGGAACCGCAGGACGCCTACCTCTGGCCCCCGGACTGCGAGGATCCCGCCTACGACGACGAGCCCTGGCCCGACGACCCGTGGTCGCAGCCCGACCCGGGCCCGGCCGAGGTCCGGGACGGCGCCGTCCTCCCGGGCGCCCCCGCCGCCACCCCGTGGCCGCACACACCGCCCGCCGCCGACGCCCGGGGCGACGCCGACCGCGCCGCGGGCCAGAGCCCGCCTGCCGTGCCCCAGCCGCGCGACGCCCGGGCAGACGACGCCTGGGAGGGGGACGCCTGGGAGGGGGACGCCTGGGAGGGGGACGCCTGGGCCGACGAGGCCTGGGCGGCCGACTCCGCGGCGCGGTCGCGCTCCGTGCCGCGGCCCGTGCTGCCCGCCCTCCCGGAGGAGGCGCGGCCCACGCCCGAGGAGGCGCGGGCCATCGCCTCCTGGGATCGGGACCTCGACGCCCTGGAGGGCGAGCTGCGCCGTGCCCGCGCGGCCGTCCGCGAGGTGCAGCTCCCCCCTGCGCTCTCCGCCAGCCAGCTGCTCCGGCTCGCCGCCGACGAGCAGGGCTTCGTCCGCGACCTCGCCCGCCCCATGCCCAAGCCCCCACAGCCCGCGGCCCGTCAGGGCACCCGCTTCCACGCCTGGGTCGAGTCCCGCTTCGACGAACTCCCGCTGCCCTTCCTGGACGTCCTCGACCCCGTCGCCGACCTCCCCGGCGCAGACTCCGGGCAGGACATCGCCGACGAGGCCGAGCTCGACGCCCTCAAGGCCGCCTTTGAGCGCAGCCCGTACGCGGACCGCCCGCCCCACCGCATGGAGGCACCGGTCCAGCTCACCCTCGCCGGCCGAGTCGTCCGGGGCCGGATCGACGCCGTCTACCGGACCACCGACGAGGACGGCATCGACAGCTACGAGATCGTCGACTGGAAGACCGGCCGGAGCACCGAGGCCGATCCACTCCAGCTCGCCGTCTACCGCCTCGCCTGGGCCGAAGCCACCAACACCCCGCTCGACCGGGTCACCGCGGCCTTCCTGCACGTCCGCAGCGGCCGTGTGATCCGCCCGCGGGACCTCCCCGGCAGGGCCCGCCTTGAGCGGATCCTCCAAGGCGAATCGGGTACCGGCGGTGACCACCGGGCGGACGGCTAG
- a CDS encoding dipeptidase, with product MSDTQPDSAVRTYIDTHRATFLDDLAEWLRIPSVSAQPEHADDVRRSAEWLAAKLKETGFPVAEVWETDGAPAVYAHWPSEDPQAPTVLVYGHHDVQPAAVEDGWHTDPFEPVIRGGRMYARGAADDKGQVFFHTLGVRAHLAATGAAAPAVHLKLIVEGEEESGSAHFRELVETRAAELAADVVIVSDTGMWSETTPTVCTGMRGVADCEIDLHGPDQDIHSGAFGGAVPNPATAAARLVAALHDADGRVTVPGFYDGIAELTDAERALIAELPFDESEWLRTAKSHAAAGEAGYSTLERVWARPTAEVNGIGGGYQGPGGKTIVPASAHVKLSFRLVSGQDPYEVEAAVREWVTSRIPDGIRHSITFGAPTRPCLTPLDHPALQSVVRSMGRAFGQKIRFTREGGSGPAADLQDVLGAPVLFLGISVPSDGWHAPNEKVELDLLLKGVETAAYLWGDLADGLRGHRTTRPHA from the coding sequence ATGAGCGACACCCAGCCGGACAGCGCCGTCCGCACGTACATCGACACCCACCGCGCCACGTTCCTCGACGACCTGGCCGAGTGGCTGCGCATCCCCTCCGTCTCGGCCCAGCCCGAGCACGCTGACGACGTGCGGCGCAGCGCGGAATGGCTCGCGGCGAAGCTCAAGGAGACCGGCTTCCCGGTCGCCGAGGTCTGGGAGACCGACGGCGCCCCCGCCGTCTACGCGCACTGGCCGAGCGAGGATCCGCAGGCCCCGACCGTCCTCGTGTACGGCCACCACGACGTGCAGCCCGCCGCCGTCGAGGACGGCTGGCACACCGACCCGTTCGAGCCGGTGATCCGGGGCGGCCGCATGTACGCACGCGGCGCCGCCGACGACAAGGGCCAGGTGTTCTTCCACACGCTGGGCGTACGGGCGCACCTCGCGGCCACCGGCGCCGCCGCCCCCGCCGTGCACCTCAAGCTGATCGTGGAGGGCGAGGAGGAGTCCGGTTCGGCCCACTTCCGCGAGCTCGTGGAGACCCGCGCGGCCGAGCTCGCCGCCGACGTCGTGATCGTCTCCGACACCGGCATGTGGTCCGAGACCACTCCCACCGTCTGCACCGGCATGCGCGGCGTCGCCGACTGCGAGATCGACCTCCACGGTCCCGACCAGGACATCCACTCCGGAGCCTTCGGCGGAGCCGTGCCCAACCCGGCCACCGCCGCCGCCCGCCTGGTCGCCGCCCTGCACGACGCCGACGGCAGGGTCACGGTCCCCGGCTTCTACGACGGCATCGCCGAGCTCACCGACGCGGAGCGCGCGCTCATCGCCGAGCTGCCCTTCGACGAGTCCGAGTGGCTGCGCACGGCCAAGTCCCACGCGGCCGCCGGCGAGGCCGGCTACTCCACCCTGGAGCGCGTCTGGGCCCGCCCGACGGCCGAGGTCAACGGCATCGGCGGCGGCTACCAGGGGCCGGGCGGGAAGACCATCGTCCCCGCCTCCGCCCACGTGAAGCTGTCGTTCCGACTGGTGTCGGGACAGGACCCGTACGAGGTCGAGGCGGCGGTCAGGGAGTGGGTCACCAGCCGGATCCCGGACGGGATCCGGCACTCCATCACCTTCGGGGCACCGACCCGCCCCTGCCTGACCCCGCTGGACCACCCGGCCCTGCAGTCCGTCGTACGGTCCATGGGCCGGGCCTTCGGCCAGAAGATCCGCTTCACCCGCGAGGGCGGCTCCGGACCCGCGGCCGACCTCCAGGACGTCCTGGGCGCGCCCGTCCTCTTCCTCGGCATCTCCGTGCCGTCCGACGGCTGGCACGCGCCGAACGAGAAGGTCGAGTTGGACCTGCTGCTCAAGGGCGTCGAGACGGCCGCGTACCTCTGGGGGGACCTGGCCGACGGCCTCCGCGGCCACCGCACGACCCGCCCACACGCCTGA